gaccttaattgcctaccgtctgtaagctgttagtgtcttaatgaccgttccacaggtgcatgttcattagttgtttatggttcattgaacaagcatgggaaaccgtgtttaaccCCTTTACAAtgtagttatttggatttttacgaattatctttgaaagacagggtcctgaaaaagggacgtttcttttttttgctgagtttaccaTAGAAGCAGCTCCACTCAGTATTATATTTTCCATAGATATTTTACTTTAGCTAGCTAAACATTTTGTTGAGACTTTGGGCATGCCACACCAGAACTCTGTTTGACAGGTTGTCTGCAACACAACAAATAAGGATACTTAATTGTGCAATCGTCACACTAGTCTATTAGCTACATTAGCGATAACATTCCGAGATGGATAGTGAAGTTCAGAGAGATGGCAGGGTTCTTGGCATAACAGATGATGCTTGGAGGGAAGACTGTCTAACTTATGAAGATGTCACTATCCCATTGGTAAGGAAAGCCTTTCAACAGTTACGTGTCTGGTAAGGTTTAGTTAGCTAACGCGTTACATATGTAGCTCAATGATTCATgaatagctagcatagctatacaAGTCATACACCAGTTTTTATTATTTGTTCCTCAATCCAAATTACTGAtggccagttataaagacttgccTGCCTAGGCTACTATAAACCCCCAAAGTATATTTTGGACTTCCTACCTAAAGCTTATACTAGGGGCACTGTAGCTAATGTTTCATGGACAactggtaactgccaaaataaaaggaaacaccaacagtgTCTTACATTATTAGGGCATTGGTCCACCACGAGCCGCCAGAGAAGCTTCAATGCactttggcatagattctacaagtgtctggaactctattggagggatgcaacaccattcttccatgagaattTCAATCATTGTGTTTTGTTTATGGTGGAAACCACTGTCTCAGgcaccactccagaatctcccataagtgttaaaTTGGTTTGAGATCTGGGGTGTATTCATAAGGTCTTGCAATGGAGACCGTTTTACTGTTCAGAACCAAATGGAACAAAACGTGGAGGGAATTTGACCAATAGAAATTATCGTtttcattgcaaaatgttttccaTTTggagtaaatgtttttttttttttgcaaaagactaaacgttttgcaacagaatcggcgtAATGAATACACTTATGGTGACACACTCCCTTTAAtaaaccccctatgctcctttgaggcCCCTCTTTCAAAAGTCAAGCCACTGAGCTTGTcaagccatggtagccaaaataattggcaactgggcatttttatatgGGATgttttaattgcttaattaattcaggaaccacacctgtgtggaaggaCCTACTTTCAGTATACTTTGTagccctcatttactcaagtgttttctttattttggcagttacctgtataaacAGCTAGTTTAGTTCATTTTTAAAGATTTGTACCTTACCTTTACTTCAGCTCTGCATTGCTAAATATGTAGCTACAGTTCCCTGTGTGGATATCTTCCTTACAGGGTACTAGTGTAGGTAGCTAAGAATTTAACTAGTGTTTGACAACGTTGTGCCGCTGGAGGTTCGAGCCCTGCTTGGCTGCAAATGGAGGCATTATTCAGACTAGCCCTCAAGCACGATTGACCTTACATTTAATCCACAAATTGCCTAACAGATGCATATTACCAGTGTCTTCTCTCCCTGTTGGTACCCAATAGAGCAAATGccattatttacctttatttaaccaggcaagtcagttaagaacaaattcttattttcaatgacggcctaggaacagtgggttaactgcctgttcaggggcagaacgacagatttgtaccttgtcagctcggggatttgaacttgcaaccttccggttactagtccaacactaaccactaggctaccctggcatGAGTCCTTTCTTACCTGCTTTCAGAAATCAGTTCATGAATAAAGTGCCTTTTAGGAATGTCTGATACTCATACTACTGTATAAGCCTGGACAATACTACTAGTTTGCGCTCGTGTGGTTAAGGCTTTTTTTACTTCCCTCCTGCAGAGTGAACTGCCTGAAGCTGAGCAAGACAATGGAGGATCAACAGAGTTGGTGAAAGAACAAGAAATTAAGTGGTCAGATTTAGCCCTTCAGATCCTGCACAAGAATACAACCAACACTGAGACTTAGCTACTCCTTAAATCAAGGGTGAGCAATTCCAgacctcgagggcctgattggtgtcacagttttttCCCAGCTAACACAACTGACTCCAAAAATCACcgaatcatgatcttcagtttataATGCAATTTTATtcatcagctgtgtttgctagggatggagaaaaagtgacCCCAATCAGGCCCTCGGAGTTGCCTAACTCTGCCGTAAATGGATGCTGTGCCTTTTCCAATGTACCCGTGGTTGAACAGTTGTCTGTTTTCTGTAttgtcaaaataaaaaataaatttatTTATGTAGTATTTTGTCATTCATGTCGAACGACCCACTTAAACCCATAATTAAACCCATAATTTCTTTCAGTTCAATAATCAAACCTGGATTGCGGCATCCCTGGACTATTTTTAGATTTTCTTCTTGACCTGACAGaaataaatgtattgtaaatgGAGTATAATGATGCAAAATAAACAGAAAATATAATTGTAtacatccaccctccagtcaaaGGCAATGCATATTACAAGTGTGACAAATACAGGTGGCAAATACATAGGCATACCTTTGTAATTGGCTCCTTGCCTCTGGCATCAAACAGGGAAAATGCAATTACTGGTAGGTTCACAGAAATCTGTATGCCAACACAGCATTTAAGTGTTTATCATTAGTTCTACAGCCAAGACATACCAGGGAGCTTTTTGTTATGTGACATAGGCTCACAGGAATACATAATCTCCATCAAAAGTAGCATTGAACGTTCTACACTGCGATATTGGGAAAGGGGCTTAtcttgtcagttgtacaactgaatgtgtgttccgcatttaacccaacccctctgaatcagaggtgcggggggctgccttaatcgacatccacgtcttcggtgcccggggaacagtgggttaactgccttgctcaggggcagaacgacagctctttaccttgtcaactcggggattcaattcagcaacctttcggttactggcccaacactctaacaactaggttACCTGGCACCCTACTGACAACATAGACACATGCTGAGTTATTTCCTGAACAATTTATTTTTGCTATATTCAACAATATAATACTCCATTTACTGACACAGATGTTTTCACATTCAAACACATTGTTTAGCCATTTACTGTGCCCCATAACAAAAGAGAGACAGGAATATTCAGTTTGTATCCATTTGAACATGTAGGGGAAAAGAGAACACCGTCACAAGCCAATGGGGGTTGCAACATATGGTCAAAGGCAATGTTCTTTCAAATTTATTCAGGCACAGTAATTTTCCGGTCTGCTGAGCGGCAAACTTGACAGAAAATTCAGTGAACTTACAGCAAGCGTTtattgtgaacactgaggctgtacccccTTTAAGTTAGTTTTAACTGTAGCCATGTAGGCTACTATGgttatttgatcataatgtaggcccaCCGTACCATCAAAAAcagagaaaatgcatcccataacattttaacatggaaatagctgttctatcattaagcctacagtagcagcaaaTGTGTAGTGTTCAATGTAGGCTTatattccatgagacttttgaaagaaaaaaaatgCAGGGCTTGACTACctgttaattttatttttttattgaacctttatttaacttcatCCACTTGTCCTTTTATACAAGGTCGTGACTGAAAAtggtgttgtttgatgcaagaaaccaaaatgaaatgcattattattattacagagaatcagacaaattatgctgccctctgcctattggctacttagtgtcacgccctggcctcagtattctgtgttttctttattattgtggttaggccagggtgtgacatgggtgattatgtgttgtcttgtctaggggttttgtagattgatggggttgtgttcagtgtagtattcTAGGAAAGTccatggttgcctagagtggttctcaatcagaggcaggtgtttatcgttgtctctgattgtgaaccatatttaggcagccatattctttgggtattttgtgggtgattgctcctgtctctgtgttttacaCCAGTTAGGACAGTTTTGTTTTTACCacgttttcttattttgtatattGTTCACGTTATGTTTATTAAAGATGTTCAACCATAACCACGctacattttggtcctcctctccttcccaggaagaaaaccgttacactcttGTAAgactcttgtaggaagcaatcattCCCCTATTGCTGACGACAAAAGACAtttaactgggctaataactcactaacaaGCAAAGGATACGAACGAAATGCGCACACGTGactacatgcagctctcgctttgatctaaaaacaagcgcatctactcacgaccgctcatgctgtaaacacaatccaattcaaagtaaatggcacagatgTATGGTAATTTTCTATTTGCATATagacctactgcagctctgattgtttatgccgcactggtctgtgtagagtacaggctgagtagtgcgtgtcaatgcaatagaatcctactcggatgcattctgcctacaacaaaatctcttgcatagttattTTGTTTCGGTCTGCTgtattgaaagtggctaatattgcgttgattcgatcacaattgccacagtaaagaGAAACGTTAAGTGTTAACATGGAAAACTctagaacagtggtcaccaaccttttctgagtcaaaatgcaatcCGAGATCTACAGATATTTTGTTGCATGACTTAAACGTAcacctatgcaacattaaccaattaaaaacagtactgtagcaatgaggtttgtgcagtaagctataggcccaatacattgtCACTGTGTAACAGTACAACTGCATATTAGTTACGCTTGAATTGCCttgccaatgcattgttgttcgTGACACTTTTTTTATATtatatttaataaaaaaaaaaattgaggtAGGCTATAATCACACTGGTAATATATctgttgttgtattacttgtgaggcacagctgagtgagcatataTTTAAATATTTTGCTGGGCTGATGGTGCTCGCATCTGATGGTCAATTTTAACTGAGGGAGAGCAGCAGATTTCAGGTCCGCCTCTCACCACCCTctgctctccctttcctccactgaccaaaaagggacaccgtcttccagccGATGGTGAAACTCGAGTCACatcgcattatttctgcctcatgcacaaattcatgttgttacccCTATGAGAAAAGTTAAATATTATTCGATATTAAAACACCCAAGCCGCTAATAATAACGCAATCCTATAGATACACTTTCCTAATCATTCATTATTGCTGCAGTGCTTGTTTTAACTTGTTTTAAATAGGAAGAACACGCATTTTATGGTTcataaaagtgttgaatacaaagtgttgacagtgctgagtaagaacttaaacatgaactcactcataaaaacagccgCTCTTTactgtattcgttgacagtctctagttttggttttaaacgttttgaaatctcacagtatcaatttTGCTTTTTTAAAACGCCTTCTACCTTACTGCAGACACCGTAATCTGAGCCACCCGATTGGCCAGCGGTAGTTTTATAGTGCTCTCTGGACCCGCCAGAAAGGCAGAGTTTGCACCTTCacacacatgaaatggttcaacaTGGTAACAATTCGCCTACCCGACGGGCAGGGCAGTTGAATCGGGTGTGCCAACAGCCCGAGACGAATAATACACATTTGTAAATAAACACAAGGGTTAACGTTTTTCTTTTTACGTAAATGTTTGGCAATTGACTAGGAATGCTTTGGAGATCGACGTGACCACTTCTCTAGAAAGTTGGGTGAaattcaatctcgtgcttctctctgTGGGTTGATATTTCCCATAGGACGGCGCattgtcattgtaaaataagaatttgtgctCTATCCAACAGCTCGCCAGTGTTGCCAATTTAGCGACTTTGTCTCTATATTtagcgagtattcagacccctctagagacactgttacggataccagtatcctgtgtgtttgtatcctgtgttcttttctctccttctcccctcacaggtgaaaatcatcattccccaatcagtcaccaatccaatcatcaatcagaagacactactcctcctgtttcctaccctatcacagttcctttcccttggtttaaaaac
Above is a genomic segment from Oncorhynchus masou masou isolate Uvic2021 chromosome 12, UVic_Omas_1.1, whole genome shotgun sequence containing:
- the LOC135549222 gene encoding anaphase-promoting complex subunit 13-like; this encodes MDSEVQRDGRVLGITDDAWREDCLTYEDVTIPLSELPEAEQDNGGSTELVKEQEIKWSDLALQILHKNTTNTET